The following proteins are encoded in a genomic region of Natrarchaeobius halalkaliphilus:
- a CDS encoding amphi-Trp domain-containing protein — protein sequence MPEEVLFKFEREMNQADIADYLRAVADNLESGEDLTIEAGGESVTMSPPARPTFEIKAERETSSSGGAGELSIEFELEWDENGDRSSGELNIE from the coding sequence ATGCCGGAAGAAGTGCTCTTCAAATTCGAACGGGAGATGAATCAGGCCGATATTGCGGATTATCTCCGGGCAGTCGCAGATAACTTAGAGAGCGGGGAAGACCTCACCATAGAGGCTGGTGGCGAATCGGTGACGATGTCGCCGCCGGCCCGGCCGACGTTCGAAATCAAGGCCGAACGCGAAACCTCGAGTTCCGGCGGCGCTGGCGAACTCAGCATCGAGTTCGAACTCGAGTGGGACGAAAACGGTGATCGATCGAGCGGCGAGCTGAACATCGAATAG
- a CDS encoding adenylate kinase yields the protein MAQPRILILGAPGAGKGTQSAKISEEFDVEHVTTGDALRANKDMDISEMDTEYDTAREYMDRGELVPDAVVNAIVDEALSQADGFVLDGYPRNIEQAKELEGMTDLDVVLSLDVSEEELVHRLTGRRMDPETGDIYHLEYNPPEDPAVEARLEQRDDDTEETVKERLRVYRENTKPVIDHYESVGVLERIDGEQSPDEVWTDVEATIEDAA from the coding sequence ATGGCACAGCCACGAATCCTGATTCTGGGTGCTCCCGGTGCGGGGAAGGGAACCCAGAGCGCGAAGATTTCCGAGGAGTTCGACGTCGAGCACGTAACGACCGGCGACGCACTCCGCGCGAACAAGGACATGGACATCTCCGAGATGGATACGGAGTACGACACCGCGCGGGAGTATATGGACCGGGGGGAACTCGTCCCCGACGCGGTCGTCAACGCCATCGTCGACGAAGCGCTCTCTCAGGCCGACGGGTTCGTACTGGACGGCTACCCCCGAAATATCGAGCAAGCGAAAGAACTCGAAGGAATGACTGACCTCGACGTCGTGCTCTCGCTCGACGTGAGCGAGGAGGAACTCGTCCACCGGCTGACCGGCCGGCGCATGGATCCCGAGACCGGCGACATCTACCACCTCGAGTACAACCCGCCCGAAGACCCAGCGGTCGAAGCTCGCCTCGAACAGCGTGACGACGACACCGAGGAGACGGTCAAAGAACGGCTTCGCGTCTACAGAGAAAACACGAAGCCGGTCATCGACCACTACGAGTCCGTCGGCGTCCTCGAGCGAATCGACGGCGAGCAGTCCCCGGACGAGGTCTGGACCGACGTCGAAGCGACTATCGAAGACGCCGCGTAG
- a CDS encoding outer membrane protein assembly factor BamB family protein, whose protein sequence is MSRRGLLAGVGAVGSLSLVGSSARVGRTIPGCERAAADAGPEHVPRPVDDDVTMFRRGLRRYGYYPDVTVPDEVRVDWSTPVNRIGHTAAKSTPRPTSDGETILVAADTGVIRALTPEGNERWRLETGASRSLGFHGTPAIVGDVAYVGGYDGVLYAIDVESGELIWRTGIREFDGAIAIGSSPAYIDGRLYLLAEYSDPASGALWEIDAETGTPTWSDDRIWGMPHPSPAIDCDAGRLVTGSNDGVVYCWEFPSLEFAWSFQAGGEGGPDGESMAGGRFNLGAEIKGTTPVYDGAAFVGSWDGRFYRLDLADGSEEWSFETGQVIMSNPAIDPDEGVVYVGGDDRHVHALDAETGDELWSTNVRGHVIGSLTATADAVLVGSYDTHLYALEKETGSRRWRVENRGHVTSGPIPRGGRIYYAERGVFSNFWDDSEETVFEEPGHAYCLVADD, encoded by the coding sequence ATCTCCAGGCGCGGCTTGCTCGCCGGCGTCGGTGCGGTGGGGAGCCTGTCGCTCGTCGGCTCAAGCGCACGCGTCGGACGGACGATACCCGGCTGCGAGCGAGCGGCGGCCGACGCTGGACCCGAACACGTACCGAGACCGGTCGACGATGACGTGACGATGTTTCGCCGCGGGCTGCGCCGATACGGCTACTACCCGGACGTAACCGTTCCCGACGAGGTTCGCGTCGACTGGTCCACACCGGTCAACCGCATCGGTCACACGGCGGCGAAGTCGACACCGCGACCGACGTCCGACGGCGAGACGATCCTCGTCGCGGCCGATACGGGCGTGATACGCGCTCTTACGCCCGAGGGAAACGAACGCTGGCGGCTCGAGACGGGGGCCTCCCGAAGCCTCGGCTTTCACGGAACGCCGGCGATCGTCGGTGACGTGGCGTACGTCGGGGGCTACGACGGCGTGCTCTATGCGATCGACGTCGAGAGCGGCGAGTTGATCTGGCGAACGGGCATCCGCGAGTTCGACGGCGCGATCGCGATCGGCTCGAGTCCAGCCTACATCGACGGCAGGCTCTACTTGCTGGCCGAGTATAGCGATCCGGCAAGCGGCGCGCTGTGGGAGATCGACGCCGAAACCGGGACGCCAACCTGGAGCGACGACCGAATCTGGGGGATGCCCCACCCATCGCCCGCCATCGACTGCGACGCCGGTCGGCTCGTAACCGGCTCGAACGACGGCGTCGTCTACTGCTGGGAGTTTCCCTCGCTCGAGTTCGCCTGGTCGTTTCAGGCGGGCGGCGAGGGCGGACCGGACGGCGAGTCGATGGCCGGCGGTCGGTTCAACCTGGGTGCGGAGATCAAGGGAACGACGCCGGTCTACGACGGCGCGGCCTTCGTCGGCTCATGGGACGGACGATTTTACCGACTCGATCTCGCGGACGGCAGCGAGGAGTGGTCGTTCGAGACGGGACAGGTGATCATGTCCAATCCCGCGATCGACCCCGACGAAGGTGTCGTCTACGTCGGGGGCGACGACCGTCACGTCCACGCGCTCGACGCGGAGACCGGCGACGAACTCTGGTCGACGAACGTTCGCGGCCACGTGATCGGGTCGCTCACGGCAACCGCGGACGCGGTCCTCGTCGGCTCCTACGATACCCACCTCTACGCTCTCGAGAAGGAAACCGGAAGCCGTCGCTGGCGGGTCGAGAACCGAGGACACGTCACCAGCGGACCGATTCCCCGTGGCGGGCGAATCTATTACGCCGAGCGTGGCGTGTTTTCGAACTTCTGGGACGACAGCGAAGAGACGGTGTTCGAGGAGCCGGGCCACGCGTACTGTCTCGTCGCGGACGACTGA
- a CDS encoding NADP-dependent malic enzyme, with translation MGLDEDALDYHRTDPPGKIEISTTKPTNTQRDLSLAYSPGVAAPCTEIDENETEAYTYTAKGNLVGVVSNGSAVLGLGNIGAQASKPVMEGKGVLFKRFADIDVFDIELDEEDPDKLVEAVKMMEPTFGGVNLEDIKAPGCFTIEERLREEIDIPVFHDDQHGTAIISGAALLNAADIAGKDLSEVEIVFSGAGASAIATARFYVSLGCEKENITMCDSSGIITEQRANADEVNEYKQQFARDVTEGDLADAMDGADVFVGLSIGGLVSQEMIRSMADDPIVFAMANPDPEIGYEEAKAARDDTVIMATGRSDYPNQVNNVLGFPFIFRGALDVRATEINEEMKVACAEALADLARQDVPDAVVKAYGDDPIQFGPDYIIPKPVDPRVLFRVAPSIAEAAMESGSARAEIDLDEYEAELEARLGKSREMMRVVLNKAKSDPKTVALAEGENEKMIRAAYQIQEQGIAVPILIGDEGDIRRTAANLGLDFEPQVADPTVGDYEEYADRLHELRQRKGITRTEAGELIERDTNYFGSIMVEQGDADALMTGLSHHYPSALRPPLQVIGTADDVDYAAGVYMLTFKNRVIFVADATVNQSPDEEVLAEVTKQTGKLARRFNVEPRAALLSYSNFGSVNNESTRKPRRAAKMLQNDPNVDFPVDGEMQADTAVVEDILEGTYGFSELEEPANVLVFPNLESGNIGYKLLQRLGGADAIGPMLVGMDEPVHVLQRGDEVKDIVNLAGVAVVDAQQE, from the coding sequence ATGGGACTGGATGAAGACGCACTGGATTACCACCGAACGGATCCACCTGGAAAGATAGAAATCTCGACGACGAAACCGACGAACACACAACGGGACCTGTCTCTCGCGTACTCCCCCGGCGTCGCTGCGCCGTGTACGGAAATCGATGAAAACGAAACGGAGGCCTACACGTATACGGCTAAAGGGAATCTCGTCGGAGTCGTCTCGAACGGTTCTGCCGTCCTGGGCCTCGGAAATATCGGTGCGCAGGCGTCGAAACCCGTGATGGAAGGGAAAGGAGTACTGTTCAAGCGATTCGCGGACATCGACGTCTTCGACATCGAGCTCGACGAGGAAGATCCCGACAAACTCGTCGAGGCCGTCAAAATGATGGAACCGACCTTCGGCGGCGTCAACCTGGAGGATATCAAAGCACCGGGGTGTTTCACCATTGAAGAACGCCTGCGCGAGGAAATTGACATTCCCGTGTTTCACGACGACCAACACGGGACCGCGATCATCTCTGGTGCGGCGCTGCTCAACGCCGCGGATATCGCCGGGAAGGATCTCTCGGAGGTCGAAATCGTCTTCTCCGGTGCGGGAGCAAGTGCGATCGCAACGGCTCGGTTTTACGTCTCTCTCGGCTGTGAGAAAGAGAACATCACGATGTGCGATTCGTCGGGAATCATCACCGAACAGCGAGCCAACGCGGATGAAGTAAACGAGTACAAACAGCAGTTCGCTCGCGACGTTACGGAGGGGGATCTCGCGGACGCCATGGACGGTGCAGACGTCTTTGTCGGCCTCTCGATCGGTGGCCTCGTCTCACAGGAGATGATTCGGTCGATGGCGGACGATCCGATCGTCTTCGCGATGGCGAACCCCGACCCCGAAATCGGATACGAGGAGGCAAAGGCCGCCCGAGACGATACCGTCATCATGGCTACGGGTCGGTCGGACTATCCGAACCAGGTCAATAACGTCCTCGGCTTCCCATTCATCTTCAGAGGGGCACTCGACGTGCGTGCGACGGAGATCAACGAGGAGATGAAAGTCGCCTGTGCCGAAGCACTGGCCGACCTCGCACGCCAGGACGTTCCCGACGCCGTGGTCAAAGCCTACGGCGACGATCCAATTCAGTTCGGTCCGGATTACATCATCCCCAAACCCGTCGATCCACGGGTTCTCTTCCGAGTTGCACCGTCGATTGCCGAGGCGGCGATGGAATCCGGTTCCGCCAGAGCCGAAATCGATCTCGATGAGTACGAAGCCGAACTCGAGGCTCGTCTGGGCAAGTCACGCGAGATGATGCGGGTCGTCCTCAACAAGGCCAAAAGCGACCCGAAGACGGTCGCGCTGGCGGAGGGCGAAAACGAGAAGATGATTCGAGCGGCCTACCAGATTCAAGAACAGGGGATCGCAGTCCCGATCCTCATCGGAGACGAAGGTGACATTCGACGGACTGCAGCGAATCTGGGACTCGACTTCGAACCGCAGGTGGCCGATCCGACGGTCGGGGACTACGAGGAGTACGCCGACCGGCTTCACGAACTCCGCCAGCGCAAGGGAATCACCCGGACCGAGGCGGGCGAACTCATCGAGCGCGATACGAACTACTTCGGAAGCATCATGGTCGAACAGGGGGACGCAGATGCCCTCATGACCGGCCTGTCACACCACTATCCGTCGGCGCTTCGCCCGCCGTTACAGGTCATCGGCACCGCAGACGACGTTGATTACGCGGCAGGCGTCTACATGTTGACGTTCAAGAACCGCGTCATCTTCGTCGCGGACGCGACGGTCAACCAGTCGCCCGACGAGGAAGTACTCGCGGAAGTGACCAAACAGACCGGCAAACTCGCCCGACGGTTCAACGTCGAACCGCGCGCTGCGTTGCTGTCGTACTCGAACTTCGGCAGCGTCAACAACGAGAGCACGCGCAAACCTCGCCGGGCGGCGAAAATGCTCCAGAACGATCCCAACGTCGACTTTCCCGTCGACGGCGAGATGCAGGCGGACACCGCCGTCGTCGAGGACATCCTCGAGGGAACGTACGGCTTCTCGGAACTCGAGGAACCGGCGAACGTGCTCGTCTTTCCGAACCTCGAGTCGGGGAACATCGGCTACAAGCTTCTCCAACGCCTCGGTGGCGCGGACGCGATCGGTCCGATGCTCGTCGGTATGGACGAACCGGTCCACGTCCTCCAGCGAGGCGACGAGGTCAAAGACATCGTAAACCTGGCTGGCGTGGCAGTCGTCGACGCCCAGCAGGAGTGA
- a CDS encoding phosphopantetheine adenylyltransferase: MDVAVGGTFDPVHDGHRRLFERALELGDVTVGLTSDEFAPKTRHTDRQIRPFEARAEILENELEELADEYAREFEIRPLEKPTGIATEPQFDYLVVSPETRDGGERINEIRVERGYDPLEVVAVPHVLAADGDLISSTRIIEGEIDEHGTVLSEDSDCP; this comes from the coding sequence ATGGACGTCGCGGTCGGTGGAACGTTCGATCCCGTTCACGACGGGCACCGCAGACTGTTCGAACGGGCGCTCGAACTCGGAGACGTGACGGTCGGACTGACGAGCGACGAGTTCGCACCGAAGACCCGACACACCGACCGACAGATCCGACCCTTCGAAGCGCGAGCGGAGATTCTCGAGAACGAACTCGAGGAACTCGCAGACGAGTACGCTCGCGAATTCGAGATTCGGCCGCTCGAGAAGCCGACCGGAATCGCGACCGAGCCACAGTTCGACTATCTCGTCGTCTCCCCCGAGACGCGCGACGGTGGAGAGCGAATCAACGAGATCCGGGTAGAACGCGGGTACGATCCCCTCGAGGTCGTCGCCGTCCCACACGTCCTCGCAGCGGACGGCGATCTCATCTCGAGTACGAGGATTATCGAGGGGGAAATCGACGAGCACGGAACGGTCCTGTCGGAGGATTCAGACTGTCCGTGA
- a CDS encoding transcription initiation factor IIB family protein: MHSARDRIEYEPWLEELEAAADRLALSSEARSCAIDLFLADVPSNDRSKQAVLAASVYAGSLIAGDGRTQGAVAEATDVSRLSIQTRWKNLLEDAGLEPPRW; this comes from the coding sequence ATGCACAGCGCACGGGATCGAATCGAATACGAGCCGTGGCTCGAGGAACTCGAGGCGGCGGCGGATCGGCTGGCGCTGTCGAGCGAGGCCCGCTCGTGTGCGATCGATCTTTTTCTCGCTGACGTTCCGTCGAACGACCGATCGAAGCAGGCGGTACTCGCGGCGAGTGTCTACGCCGGATCGTTGATCGCTGGTGACGGCCGAACGCAGGGTGCCGTCGCGGAGGCGACGGACGTCTCTCGGCTTTCCATTCAGACTCGGTGGAAGAATCTCCTCGAAGACGCCGGTCTCGAGCCCCCCAGATGGTAA
- a CDS encoding DUF7529 family protein: MTTEGDSPTNDPVWAEVVADAGAITEEYRDRDWDVVVLEPADISPVEDGDRTGFDVVVSDAEYDLVETLVEGDDGSFTDADVYYRPSDGSDRRFALVLERDEASETAVCIPLTYSISSARSVLEGALLDEELLVHVRTLRSDTDDDDHEDRSKQWVTFSHDDPSLFLEESDVRDWDESETEDDT; the protein is encoded by the coding sequence ATGACGACCGAGGGCGACTCACCGACGAACGACCCGGTCTGGGCGGAGGTCGTCGCGGACGCAGGAGCGATCACCGAAGAGTACCGCGACCGCGACTGGGACGTCGTGGTCCTCGAACCGGCCGACATCTCACCGGTCGAAGACGGCGATCGAACCGGTTTCGACGTCGTCGTCTCGGATGCCGAGTACGACCTCGTCGAAACGCTCGTCGAGGGAGACGACGGTTCCTTTACTGACGCGGACGTCTACTACCGTCCGTCCGACGGCTCCGATCGACGATTTGCGCTCGTCTTAGAGCGCGACGAAGCGAGCGAAACGGCCGTCTGCATTCCGCTCACGTACTCGATTTCATCGGCTCGCTCCGTCCTCGAGGGAGCGTTGCTCGACGAGGAGTTGCTCGTTCACGTTCGAACCCTCCGATCGGACACTGACGACGATGACCACGAGGACCGTTCGAAACAGTGGGTTACGTTCTCGCACGACGATCCATCGCTCTTCCTCGAGGAATCGGATGTCCGAGACTGGGACGAAAGCGAGACCGAAGACGACACGTAG
- a CDS encoding thiolase family protein, with product MSQTPVVVEAVRTPQGKEGGVFADLRSEELSIPLVDELLDRTGLTGEDIDDLMWGCAQQRDEQGNNVARVIALLSELGESVPATTINRWCASSMQAVMSASDAIAAGNRDVIIAGGVENMSRIAMGENTPNVHPGMAERYNIGELQMGMTAETVAEEYDISREKQDEYAAKSQQRAVEATEDGRFDDETVPIETDDGVVDEDEGLRPGTTASKLAELPSVFKADGTVTPGNASQISDGAAALLVTSESFANDHDLEIVAHVGMNNVAGVDPTVMGIGPVPATRGLLERNGRDIDDYDLVELNEAFASQAVYSRDELGVDPDLFNVNGGAIAIGHPLGASGARLPVTLIHELQKRGGGLGLATLCVGFGQGAAIEFDV from the coding sequence ATGTCACAGACGCCAGTCGTGGTCGAGGCCGTACGGACGCCACAGGGCAAAGAGGGCGGTGTATTCGCGGATCTCCGAAGCGAGGAGCTTTCGATTCCACTGGTCGACGAGCTTCTCGACCGGACGGGGCTCACAGGGGAGGATATCGACGACCTGATGTGGGGCTGTGCACAGCAACGCGACGAGCAGGGGAACAACGTGGCTCGCGTCATCGCGTTGCTCTCGGAACTCGGCGAGAGCGTCCCCGCAACGACGATCAATCGCTGGTGTGCGTCTTCGATGCAGGCCGTCATGTCGGCGTCGGACGCGATCGCAGCCGGAAATCGCGACGTCATCATCGCCGGCGGCGTCGAGAACATGTCTCGTATCGCGATGGGTGAAAACACGCCGAACGTCCACCCCGGAATGGCCGAACGCTACAACATCGGGGAACTCCAGATGGGGATGACCGCCGAAACGGTCGCCGAGGAGTACGATATCAGCCGAGAAAAACAGGACGAATACGCAGCTAAAAGCCAACAACGTGCAGTCGAGGCGACCGAAGACGGACGGTTCGACGACGAAACCGTTCCGATCGAGACCGACGACGGCGTCGTCGACGAGGACGAAGGACTTCGTCCCGGAACGACCGCGTCGAAGCTGGCCGAACTGCCGAGCGTATTCAAAGCCGACGGCACCGTCACGCCCGGCAACGCCTCTCAGATCTCCGACGGCGCAGCCGCGTTACTCGTCACCAGCGAATCCTTCGCTAACGACCACGATCTCGAGATAGTGGCCCACGTCGGGATGAACAACGTCGCCGGCGTCGACCCGACCGTAATGGGGATCGGTCCCGTGCCCGCGACTCGAGGACTTCTCGAGCGCAACGGCCGCGATATCGACGACTACGACCTCGTGGAGCTCAACGAAGCGTTCGCCAGCCAGGCGGTCTACTCGCGCGACGAACTCGGCGTCGATCCCGACCTGTTCAACGTCAACGGTGGTGCGATCGCCATCGGACACCCGCTCGGTGCCTCGGGTGCCCGGCTCCCAGTGACACTCATTCACGAACTCCAAAAACGCGGCGGCGGTCTCGGTCTCGCGACGCTCTGTGTTGGTTTCGGACAGGGTGCAGCCATCGAGTTCGACGTTTGA
- a CDS encoding PLD nuclease N-terminal domain-containing protein, which produces MDTVLLAIIVGIPLAWHLVLTVVTYYDAGRVGLEPPRKWAVITFAVPIFGFFIYLFERSELSYDPETDPYRGNTINVHPSRADEVPLSSRSDERPSSTRDDE; this is translated from the coding sequence ATGGACACAGTATTGCTCGCGATAATCGTAGGCATCCCGCTCGCCTGGCATCTCGTCCTTACGGTGGTGACCTACTACGACGCCGGACGGGTCGGCCTCGAGCCGCCGAGAAAATGGGCGGTGATCACGTTCGCCGTTCCGATCTTCGGCTTTTTCATCTATTTATTCGAACGGAGCGAGCTCTCGTACGACCCCGAGACCGATCCGTATCGCGGAAACACGATCAACGTCCACCCCTCTCGAGCGGACGAGGTTCCCCTGTCATCCCGCAGTGACGAGCGACCGTCTTCGACTCGAGATGACGAGTAG
- a CDS encoding PPOX class F420-dependent oxidoreductase: MASIPTESRDLFKKKKTFAHLATLLPDGAPHVVPVWVEYDADADRLLVNTQRGRRKEKNVRQQSRVAISMTDPDNPYRMLSVRGEVDDITSEGAHEQVNRMAERYLGDGDYADPQTERVIISIRPEQVSYSDS; this comes from the coding sequence ATGGCATCAATTCCAACAGAGTCTCGTGATTTGTTCAAGAAGAAGAAGACGTTCGCTCACCTGGCAACGCTCTTGCCGGATGGCGCACCTCATGTCGTTCCAGTTTGGGTGGAGTACGATGCCGATGCTGACCGTCTCTTGGTGAATACCCAACGTGGCCGCCGGAAGGAAAAAAATGTCCGCCAACAGTCACGAGTTGCCATCAGTATGACTGACCCAGATAACCCTTACCGGATGCTCTCGGTACGAGGTGAGGTCGACGACATCACTTCAGAAGGGGCACACGAGCAAGTCAACAGGATGGCGGAGCGCTATCTGGGAGACGGGGACTACGCTGACCCTCAGACAGAACGTGTTATCATCTCAATCAGACCTGAGCAAGTCAGCTACTCTGACTCGTAG
- a CDS encoding DUF5813 family protein, with protein MTTVPPAIEQELESHDAFDQSDEDYTLTTTVFDTTVTAVDTNSGRGSRFLITVTLPTLDAAVANETVAPVVEDGWFETLERRLEDAFTVSHTDTHEKPTVDRDATDVRVTLEYVAGNARDGVEDAKALIEYVEGTFAQGIIPGYDYRGEAETLLGNAQSRGDRPLHNESRE; from the coding sequence ATGACCACAGTTCCGCCAGCCATCGAACAGGAACTCGAATCCCACGACGCGTTCGACCAGTCGGACGAAGACTATACGCTCACGACGACCGTCTTCGACACGACCGTGACAGCCGTCGATACGAACAGCGGACGCGGCAGTCGATTTCTCATCACCGTTACCCTGCCGACACTCGATGCCGCCGTCGCGAACGAAACCGTCGCTCCTGTCGTCGAAGACGGGTGGTTCGAAACCCTCGAGCGTCGACTCGAGGACGCCTTCACCGTTTCTCACACCGACACGCACGAGAAGCCCACCGTCGACCGTGACGCCACCGACGTGCGAGTAACGCTGGAGTACGTCGCCGGGAACGCGAGAGATGGCGTCGAGGACGCGAAAGCCCTCATCGAATACGTCGAGGGAACCTTCGCACAGGGAATCATCCCCGGCTATGACTACCGGGGTGAGGCGGAAACGTTACTCGGGAACGCCCAGAGCCGCGGCGACCGTCCACTTCACAACGAGTCACGCGAATAG
- a CDS encoding DUF7522 family protein: MATGLLTDEATEQIETTCRTAIGDSLRSVTYFTRDDYEQVYLREDLERDADLSTFIGHEWRGFKTAQTAYENSELGEYNYTIRVFDNGFLIRVTNDSEGVFATTDGLTVKDFEEVATALSSFLETRQLS, translated from the coding sequence ATGGCCACAGGCCTACTCACCGACGAGGCGACGGAGCAGATCGAAACGACCTGTCGAACGGCGATCGGGGACAGCCTCCGCTCGGTCACCTACTTTACGCGTGACGACTACGAACAGGTCTATCTGCGAGAAGACCTCGAACGCGATGCCGACCTCTCGACGTTCATCGGTCACGAGTGGCGAGGGTTCAAAACCGCACAAACAGCCTACGAAAACTCGGAACTTGGTGAGTACAACTACACCATTCGCGTCTTCGATAACGGCTTTTTGATTCGCGTGACCAACGACAGCGAGGGCGTTTTCGCCACGACGGACGGACTCACGGTCAAGGACTTCGAAGAAGTCGCGACCGCGCTCAGTTCGTTTCTCGAAACCCGCCAACTGTCCTGA
- a CDS encoding O-acetylhomoserine aminocarboxypropyltransferase/cysteine synthase family protein, with product MSDDSHDHQFATDSIHAGQDPDPTTGARAPPLYQTTSYAFDDTEHAAALFGLQEFGNIYSRIMNPTNAMLEERIATLEGGVGALATSSGMASFDLATFILADVGDNIVSSSSLYGGTYTYLTHTVSKRGIETKFVDTLDYDAYAEAIDDDTAFVHLETIGNPALVTPDIGRIADIAHEHDVPLFVDNTFATPYLCRPLEHGADLVWNSTTKWIHGAGSTVGGILVDGGSFPWDEGEYPELTEPNPAYHGINFHETFGEQAFAIAARTRGLRDLGNQQSPFDAWVTLQKLESLPLRMEKHCENAMAVAEYLEDHSSVSWVNYPGLESHETHDEASEYLEGGYGGMITFGLEGGYDAAETVCNEVDLMSLLANVGDAKSLIIHPASTTHQQLTEEEKLAGGVTDDLVRLSIGIEDVDDVIADLDQAISSA from the coding sequence ATGAGCGACGACAGCCACGACCACCAGTTCGCGACCGACAGCATCCACGCCGGACAGGACCCCGATCCGACGACCGGCGCTCGAGCACCCCCGCTCTATCAGACGACGTCCTACGCGTTCGACGACACGGAACACGCCGCTGCACTCTTCGGGTTACAGGAGTTCGGAAACATCTACTCGCGAATCATGAACCCGACGAACGCGATGTTAGAAGAGCGGATCGCCACCCTCGAGGGTGGCGTCGGCGCGCTTGCGACGTCCTCTGGAATGGCGTCGTTCGATCTCGCGACGTTTATTCTGGCGGACGTGGGCGACAACATCGTGTCCTCGTCTTCGCTCTACGGCGGGACCTACACCTATCTCACCCACACCGTCTCGAAACGCGGGATCGAGACGAAGTTCGTCGACACTCTCGACTACGACGCCTACGCCGAGGCGATCGACGACGACACCGCGTTCGTCCACCTCGAGACGATCGGTAACCCCGCCCTGGTCACGCCCGATATCGGACGCATCGCTGATATCGCACACGAACACGACGTTCCGCTGTTCGTGGACAACACGTTCGCGACGCCGTATCTCTGTCGCCCGCTCGAACACGGGGCCGATCTGGTCTGGAACTCGACGACCAAGTGGATCCACGGTGCCGGGTCGACGGTCGGTGGAATTCTCGTCGATGGCGGCTCGTTCCCGTGGGACGAGGGTGAGTATCCCGAACTTACCGAGCCGAATCCGGCGTATCACGGGATTAACTTCCACGAAACGTTTGGCGAGCAGGCGTTCGCGATCGCCGCCCGAACGCGTGGATTGCGCGACCTCGGCAACCAGCAATCGCCGTTCGACGCCTGGGTCACTCTCCAGAAACTCGAGTCGCTCCCGCTCCGGATGGAGAAACACTGCGAGAACGCGATGGCCGTCGCAGAGTACCTCGAAGACCACTCGTCGGTTTCGTGGGTCAACTACCCGGGCCTCGAAAGTCACGAAACCCACGACGAAGCCAGCGAGTACTTAGAGGGTGGCTACGGCGGCATGATCACGTTCGGTCTCGAGGGAGGCTACGACGCCGCCGAGACGGTCTGCAACGAAGTCGACCTCATGAGTCTGCTGGCGAACGTCGGAGACGCGAAATCGTTGATAATCCATCCCGCAAGCACCACTCACCAGCAACTCACCGAGGAAGAAAAGCTCGCAGGCGGTGTTACCGACGACCTCGTCCGACTCTCGATCGGTATCGAAGACGTCGACGACGTGATCGCAGATCTCGATCAGGCAATCTCGAGCGCGTGA